A stretch of Lathyrus oleraceus cultivar Zhongwan6 chromosome 6, CAAS_Psat_ZW6_1.0, whole genome shotgun sequence DNA encodes these proteins:
- the LOC127093775 gene encoding F-box/FBD/LRR-repeat protein At1g13570 yields MQGRFSGIWKRNSFLVLGRKQAKSTVAKPDRITLLPGHVIDHILCYLPIKEAVRTSVLSSKWRNKWYTLPNLVFSNAALQDRMVFESKFIKMVDHVLLLHSGSINMFKLSDSGHDIFSVNVATDIDRWILYLIGKSIKELVLEVLMDEFYKIPWCLFSCQSLHRLKLYSCWLNPPTTFEGFKNLRSLDLDQISMTQDAFENLISSCPLLEHLRLADVIGVSQVNIHAPNLKVFDIYDQFEDIRFVDTLQLTTVAINLSLYLNSETYQNRLHGCSSNLLKFFDGLPHIQSLEIHQDFLKYLAAGVVPVNLPTPCINLSYLSLTIKLNDLTEVSAALCLLRSSPNLRTLEIFARIKEHTVLSTPTSYCWEDIFSRPTTPIKARHVTMDGISATKLELDFIRFLLLYLPVLETMHVKAGANVTLELTKTLNQFKRASGEAKVIWEDDMSSSVVDPIYDEERSNNEEVEVSPIMEKRQSKKPRWMKDYVCK; encoded by the exons ATGCAAGGAAGGTTTTCTGGAATTTGGAAGAGAAATTCGTTTTTAGTTCTT GGAAGAAAACAAGCAAAGTCTACAGTGGCGAAGCCCGATAGAATTACTCTATTACCGGGTCATGTAATAGACCATATTCTGTGTTACTTGCCAATCAAGGAAGCAGTTAGAACAAGTGTTTTATCCAGCAAATGGAGGAACAAATGGTACACACTGCCGAATCTTGTGTTCTCTAATGCAGCTCTCCAAGACCGTATGGTTTTTGAGAGCAAGTTTATTAAGATGGTTGATCATGTACTCTTACTTCATTCTGGGTCAATCAACATGTTCAAGCTCTCTGATTCAGGCCATGATATCTTTAGTGTGAATGTTGCAACCGATATTGATCGGTGGATTCTTTATTTAATCGGAAAATCTATTAAAGAGCTTGTACTGGAAGTTTTGATGGATGAGTTCTATAAGATACCTTGGTGTTTATTCTCTTGTCAAAGCTTACATCGTTTGAAATTATATTCGTGTTGGCTTAATCCTCCAACAACCTTTGAAGGATTCAAGAACTTGAGAAGTCTTGATCTGGATCAGATTAGTATGACTCAAGATGCCTTTGAAAACTTGATATCCAGCTGCCCTCTGCTCGAACATTTGAGATTGGCAGATGTTATTGGCGTCAGCCAAGTTAATATTCATGCACCAAATCTCAAGGTTTTTGACATCTATGATCAATTTGAGGATATTAGATTTGTCGACACTCTCCAATTAACTACCGTAGCCATTAATTTAAGTTTGTATTTGAACTCTGAAACCTATCAAAATAGATTGCATGGATGTTCTAGCAATTTGCTCAAATTTTTTGATGGTCTACCTCACATACAGAGCCTAGAGATTCATCAAGACTTTTTAAAG TATTTGGCTGCAGGTGTTGTGCCGGTAAACCTTCCTACACCTTGTATCAATCTAAGTTATCTTTCCTTAACCATAAAACTCAATGACTTGACGGAAGTTTCGGCTGCTCTTTGCTTGCTCAGAAGCTCACCTAATCTTCGAACATTAGAAATATTT GCACGGATTAAGGAGCATACTGTCCTTTCGACACCAACATCCTACTGTTGGGAAGATATCTTTTCGAGGCCAACCACGCCGATCAAAGCACGACATGTAACAATGGATGGTATTTCAGCTACCAAACTGGAATTAGATTTTATTAGATTTCTACTTCTCTATTTGCCTGTGCTAGAAACGATGCATGTGAAAGCTGGTGCGAATGTTACACTGGAGTTGACAAAAACACTGAATCAGTTCAAAAGAGCGTCAGGAGAAGCTAAAGTTATTTGGGAAGATGATATGAGCTCATCAGTAGTAGATCCAATATATGATGAGGAAAGGTCCAACAATGAGGAGGTAGAAGTGAGCCCAATAATGGAAAAGAGGCAATCCAAGAAACCAAGATGGATGAAGGATTACGTGTGCAAGTAG
- the LOC127092565 gene encoding F-box/FBD/LRR-repeat protein At1g13570: MTKAELDRISFLPDHLIDRILSDLPTMEVVRTSILSSKWKNKWTAQPNLVFDKQCVSAAASQDSKLLRIIDHVLLVHDGSINKFEISSSINDLNSVTSVDIDRWILHLIKKSIKVLVLDVWIGEYYKIPWCLFSCQSLLHLKLSFCRVKPPTKFEGFKKLKSLELKHVTVTQNAFDKLINGSPLLERLLLEHFDGFTEIHIDAPNLKFIEFTGKFEDISFDNTPQLAAAYFNLSFYQNRLNGRSNNLLNLFDHLPRLKSTLICTHFLKYLASGVVPLELPTPCMNLRTLYLEIDFNDLKQISVVLCLLKSSPNIRKLALSVPLKKKNALLTNASYCWENLFSLPAMPLIVRRLMIKGISGTKPELYFIRFLFLYSPFLEKIIVKPDVNVNSILMTKLISLRKASVHAEVVNYGGSDSQFFSS, encoded by the exons ATGACAAAAGCGGAGTTGGATAGAATTAGTTTCTTACCCGATCATCTTATAGATCGGATTCTGTCAGACTTGCCGACTATGGAAGTAGTGAGAACAAGCATTTTATCCAGCAAATGGAAGAACAAATGGACGGCACAACCAAATCTTGTGTTTGATAAACAATGTGTATCGGCTGCAGCTTCTCAAGACAGCAAGCTTTTGAGAATTATTGACCATGTACTTTTGGTCCATGATGGGTCAATAAACAAGTTTGAGATCTCTAGCTCCATAAATGACCTCAATTCTGTCACCTCTGTTGATATTGATCGCTGGATTCTTCATCTAATCAAAAAGTCTATTAAAGTGCTTGTATTGGACGTTTGGATAGGTGAATATTATAAGATACCCTGGTGCTTATTCTCTTGTCAAAGTTTACTTCATTTAAAATTATCTTTTTGTCGGGTTAAGCCTCCAACCAAGTTTGAAGGTTTCAAGAAATTGAAAAGTCTTGAGCTTAAACATGTTACAGTAACTCAAAATGCTTTTGACAAGTTGATAAATGGAAGCCCGCTGCTTGAAAGATTGTTATTGGAACATTTTGATGGTTTCACAGAAATTCATATTGACGCACCAAATCTCAAGTTCATTGAATTCACCGGTAAATTTGAGGATATTAGCTTTGACAACACTCCCCAATTGGCTGCCGCATACTTTAATTTAAGCTTTTATCAAAATAGATTGAATGGACGCTCTAACAATTTGCTCAATTTGTTTGATCATCTACCTCGATTAAAGAGCACGCTGATTTGTACCCATTTTTTAAAG TATTTGGCTTCAGGAGTTGTGCCGCTAGAGCTTCCGACTCCTTGTATGAATCTAAGAACTCTTTACTTGGAAATAGACTTCAATGACTTGAAGCAAATATCAGTTGTTCTTTGCTTGCTCAAAAGCTCACCTAATATTCGAAAGTTAGCATTGTCT GTACCACTTAAAAAGAAGAATGCCCTTTTAACAAATGCCTCCTACTGTTGGGAAAATCTCTTTTCATTGCCAGCAATGCCACTTATAGTGAGACGTTTGATGATAAAAGGCATCTCTGGGACCAAACCTGAATTATACTTTattagatttttatttttatattcTCCCTTTTTAGAAAAGATTATTGTGAAGCCTGATGTAAATGTCAATTCGATTTTGATGACAAAATTAATCAGCTTAAGAAAAGCATCAGTGCATGCTGAGGTAGTTAATTATGGTGGGAGTGACTCtcaatttttttcttcttaa